The genomic interval TAGTGGCTATTAGCTCAGCACTTTGCTCGGTGGTAAATGGATcaggcagcagcggcggcaatGAATCCACCTCTGGCGTCTCTGACTCATCGACATAATCCGCGTAGGATTCATCGTCTGGCTTCTCGTGCGGCATCGGTGCACACCTGGGCCAGCAAACCGGACAACAGGTGTCCTTCAGCATCACCTGCCTTTCACTGGGACAGTTGAGGTTGCCGCAAAAGGACATCGTGCACTTGGGCTCCCCCTTCTCGCACTCGCACGTCTTGCAGTTCTCCGTCCACGTTTCTCCGTCCTTGTAGAACATGCCCGAAATCTTCGACTGGCACACACCTTCGGCCCTCTCATCGCAGGACTTGTGGCATATCTTTAGTCCGGACTCGCACTTGCATCGCTGGCATTGCTTCAGCCAGTGGAAGTCCGTGTCCCGCACCACCGTGCAATTCGGCTCCGCATGGCACTCGTAGGTGCCGCAACATTCTCCGGGCGTTTGATTATTTTCCGGCACCAGTTCGACCACCACCACGTCCTCGTCTGCATCCAAAGGACAGTCCGGAATGTAACAGGTCTTGCATATGCACTTCCGGTTCAAACAGCACTGGACGTAAGCCTCATCGGAGATCAGGCCTCTATTGTAGGAAACACCTTCGGGGGCTGGCGCGACTTCACCTCCGATTGGCAACTCCACCGCATTCGATTTAATCAGGTCCACCGCAAGTAGGTTCTGCCGTATGGAACTGTCCGCCGGGCACTGCATTTCGGCATCCGGCGGGCATTTAACCGACTCACACAAATCCGGCAAGAGCTCCTGGTCAACTGTAACGAAATTATGGGTGGAGAAATTGCAGCCGTTAGTGGTGGTCAATAAAACATGAAGTCTCAGTTGCAGCTTAGGTGTACTTAAGTAGGAGTGGGCGAAATGCGTGGGTGGGTAATGGAGGTCACCTCAAGCAGTGCTGTCTTATTTATGGCAAAGTGCGGTGCTTAAATTTGCCCActagaaaataaaaaggatGCTCGGTTGGTAAGCTGATTTTAAAAGTACAAAAAGGTAAGCTTTGAGCAAAGGTGTAGCTTTTGTGTCTGGGTAAACATAAATGTAATAGAAAACTGATTCAAGCCTTGTTCaaaatatatcatatattttaagtttagttttcgTTTAATATTGATTGTAGCAAAGGcgaaaaagaaatcaaatcctCACCCTGTCACCTCggagaatatttttcagaAGTTCACCCACATCGTTTTCTGACTATACACCTTTTTTTACAGAGCCAAcagaacaataaaataaaaaacggaatGCATTAAGGTCAACTTATCGGATCGAATGTCCATAGCCTGCCAGCCAGGTGATTCATTGTCCGGAACTGCCGAGTATAGAAGTAATCTAGTAAACTTATGCCAATTAAAGCTTTTCCACTTGCCATCGATTGTTAAGTATACCTGTTTGCCTTCCATTAATTTTCTATTCTATACCTGAGACTAAACCGcctttttattcattttgttcCTTCCTTTGGAGTTTTCTCCTTTCTGCGAAATGTGTTCGCTCATTGTTCAAGTTAATTTGTCATTTTCACTCGTCCATATAATGGGAATTTTCCATCATTCTCTTTCTGTTCCGTGCCCTTTGACTTTTTGGTCCTCggattttcccttttccgGGTAAACAATCAAGTTCTGGTCGGGACAAAAGTAAATATCTGGCTGGAAAAATCTACTTGATTTTAAGCACAAGAACCTCCGCAGCCtgtcgaatattaaaaactaaactttttCGGGGGAGCAGAATGCTTTTGGGCTGGGGATTGTTTGGTGGGTCGGTGGACTTTTGGTGGGTCTACGGCGACTGCTTTCAAGGAGCTCAACAAACTTCTTacactttatttaattaaagttttactTGTTCGTTGTTTTTCGCATTTGTTCGCTGACGCTGTCGTGTTATCAGTGGGACAGCTGGGACAGTTGTCAGCCGCCCTCGTATCCGCCGTTCGACTTTGAAGTTTGGCGGCGGGAGGTTAGATTTCAACGAGGCATGtccaaaaaatggaaataatttaaagctgCTCAACTTGATTTCGTTAGAATATGTGCAAATACTCGGGATTAGGCGAGGTTTTGTGCTCTGTTTTGGTTTCGCTCTTAATTGTTTCCGTATTTAGTATGGTCAGAATGTTTAagttaaaatgtttaattttcgTAACCTACTTCCTTGAtataatttatcatttatttaaataaagtgaattacattttaaacaaagaaCTCCAAATTGTATCCCCTTTTCCAGAACCAGAACGGATTTTACTTTGACTAACTtaaattctgttgttttctcATGAATCTTAAATACTCTTTTCTTTTCGGCAGCCATAatgaatgaaaacaaaaagcttgTGTCATATGTAATAAGTGAAACTACTTGTGCATGtgctataaaatatatgtagtAAGGGCTTGATATGCAGGTATACCTATTTGCCTGTTGTAGAGAACCGAAAAAATGTGAATGAATTAGCCGTCAGACGAGGACATTGCACAGCAATTTGCAGCGAGCTGCGGAGCAAACTGTCAGACTAGCCGGCCACCTAACCTAGATAAAAACCAAACCGCACACTTGGCTGCCTATTCAGATAAAGTCGGAGCAGGCGACAGAGCCAGAACCAGAAGCTATAGAATCTGGAACCAGGGTTACAGCCATGTACAAGATCCGAGCAGGAGGACAAAAGCGCACACAGGCGTGTACATACATGGATGGctatttttctatatattttcccttccactaTTGCAGCCACTTTGGGTCTTCGGTGAGAAACTTATAAACAGCCGTGGAAAGTTTTCATAAAAGATGGAAGTACAaaaacacactcgcacactcgcacactcacacactcacacactctcACATATAGACACTCGagtgttttgcattttatgtaGCATGAGTGCAAAAAGAAGGGGAAAAAACAGCCAAGAGGGGGAAAACTCTttaaaagcgaaaaacttttttaataatccAGCGACAGCGTCCTGACTTTGTGGcctgcagatacagatacaaatacaaagaTACGAGATCTTCAGTCGACAGGGAGAGAGAGGGGGATAAAGAGAGACTGGGCcaactgtttcaggaatttaaattgttaGCTTTATCTGCGTTCGGCACTGATTGCAAATCCAGTTTAACCCCATTTACAGGTGAGAACcggcagatggaaggtgcaAACACATGAAGCCACTTGAAAATGGAGTGATTCCGAAGGCAGGCATCTGTGAGATACATTCTGCATCCATCCATCGGTGGAAAGTGAGCCACAGACCATAAACTCTCAGATTTAGCCTAATTTCCATCCTAGTATTCCAATGTGAATTTCCCCTGTCTTGTTGGCCAATCAgccatccacccatccatccatgCATCCATGCATCCATGTATCGGCGAAACCCTTTTGTTGTGGCACTATTGGGCTGCTCACTGAGTGTGTTATCTGGACAGATTATCTGGCTGAGTGAACGCCTTGGCTAAACGAAATTCAATCAGGCTAATAGCTGGCGTAACCACACTCGGAAATAAATTGTTCATAAATCGCATCATTACCTTAACATTAGACTTCATGATTTTGCGAAAATTTGCAAGAAGCTTCTGTGGTGGAATGTGAGAGCTTAGCTAAAACCAagatacaatttttttgtctttaatatttgtatatattacaATATTTAGCAAAGAAAGCTtcaatacaaaatgaaatttacaaaaataaactaaagtgttcttaaatattgaaattaatcCTAAAATGACACACAATTTCTCCGAGTGCATCGCCTTGAGTGCTGCCCGTGGCTGTGATTCGATTATGCCACTGCCTTTGGGTAATCCACTAGCACTAGCAGTTTCATTCGAGTCACAGCGATGCCGCGTTGGCTTCTACTCCTGGGCATGTCGGCCCTGGGTATACTGTACAGTCTGACCAGGGTGTTTGGCCTAATGGCCACCGCCAATTGGAGTCCGCGAGGCATTAAGAGGGTCAGACAGAGCCTCTATCTGCGCATCCACGGCTGGGTGATGCTGATCTTTGTGGGCTGTTTTTCACCCATTGCCTTTTGGTGCGTTTTCGAAAGGATGGCCTTTCTGCGCCAAAACCGAATTCTACTATTGATTGGCTTTAATCGATATGTCCTGCTTCTGGTCTGCGCTTTCATGACTCTGTGGATACACTGCTCCAAGCAGTCGGAGATTATTGGGTGTCTCAATCGATTGCTGAAGTGTCGAAGGCAGTTAAGGAGACTGATGCACACTCGGAAACTGAAGGATTCCATCGATTGTCTGGCCACCAGGGGACACCTGCTGGAAGTGGTGGTGCTACTCTGTTCCTATTTGTTCGCCTTGGCTCAGCCCATTCAGATACTCAAGGATGATCCGGAAGTGCGAAGGAACTTCTTGTACGCCTGCAGTTTGGTTTTCATAACCGTATGCCAGGTCATCCTGCAGCTATCCCTGGGGATGTACACATTAGCGCTACTTTTTCTGGGTCACCTCGTTCGACACTCCAATCTGCTGCTGGCCAGAATTCTGGTGGATGCCGAGCATATTTTTGAAAGTTCCCAGAGTGC from Drosophila yakuba strain Tai18E2 chromosome 3L, Prin_Dyak_Tai18E2_2.1, whole genome shotgun sequence carries:
- the LOC26535958 gene encoding LOW QUALITY PROTEIN: putative gustatory receptor 77a (The sequence of the model RefSeq protein was modified relative to this genomic sequence to represent the inferred CDS: inserted 1 base in 1 codon), with the translated sequence MTHNFSECIALSAARGCDSIMPLPLGNPLALAVXIRVTAMPRWLLLLGMSALGILYSLTRVFGLMATANWSPRGIKRVRQSLYLRIHGWVMLIFVGCFSPIAFWCVFERMAFLRQNRILLLIGFNRYVLLLVCAFMTLWIHCSKQSEIIGCLNRLLKCRRQLRRLMHTRKLKDSIDCLATRGHLLEVVVLLCSYLFALAQPIQILKDDPEVRRNFLYACSLVFITVCQVILQLSLGMYTLALLFLGHLVRHSNLLLARILVDAEHIFESSQSAGFWLNRQELYKGQQKWLALELWRLLHVHQQLLKLHRSICSLCAVQAVCFLGYVPLECMIHLFFTYFMKYSKFILRKYGRSFPLNYYAIVFLLGLFTNLLLVILPTYYSERRFNCTREILKRGGLAFPSRSTVKQLRHTMHYYGLYLKNVEHIFAVSACGLFKLNNALLFCIVGAILNYLMILIQFDKVLNQ
- the LOC6534751 gene encoding uncharacterized protein LOC6534751; this encodes MPYLNAPRRCLHQMLIIYVLIFVSSATTLDQELLPDLCESVKCPPDAEMQCPADSSIRQNLLAVDLIKSNAVELPIGGEVAPAPEGVSYNRGLISDEAYVQCCLNRKCICKTCYIPDCPLDADEDVVVVELVPENNQTPGECCGTYECHAEPNCTVVRDTDFHWLKQCQRCKCESGLKICHKSCDERAEGVCQSKISGMFYKDGETWTENCKTCECEKGEPKCTMSFCGNLNCPSERQVMLKDTCCPVCWPRCAPMPHEKPDDESYADYVDESETPEVDSLPPLLPDPFTTEQSAELIATSTTTSSSSTTSTTTTAAPLATTISCNNAFDQPKVVEVVNQNNYYFYWLLPYSVIVSIAIVVMSFYIYQQRAKKRSYDPVSILDHSI